The DNA sequence AAACCTTCACATCTCCATGAGATCTGTTGGTTGGGTTGATTCTGAAGTAGAAATTTGGATGGAAAATAGACTTGAAATGCGTGCTACAAAAGAGGGGAAAGTAACAGCAGGAGGGGATGTATGTTTGCAATGAATTGGAGACTATCACTTAAAACCCTGTTTTGTTGTTGCTTCAGTGCTAATGAAAACAGGTCGAAGCCCTTGGTCTGCTTCAACTTTCCGCATCCGAGGAACACATTATCCCGAGGGTATTTACTAATATCTACTGCGGTTTATTTAGATATCACTGGGGGCTAATAAGTGAGTAAGTCAGTAAGTATACAACCCTATTATCGATATGGAGATCTGCTCTGGAAAGTGAATGCCGGAGAATATACACCGATATACCCCTCGCATCTCCGTAAAATTATTGAACAAATTTATATGATGAGGAAAACCTATCGCCGAACATTCGTAACATTCTTTGATTTACACATGCCTACAAACGCTGAAACAAACACTTTGGTTACTAATTTCCTGAGGAGGCTAAGAACAAAACTAAAGTCTGTTTATAAAATAAGTAAATTTGGTTTCTCTTGGTGCCGAGAACAAAACACTGCCGAAAATCCCCACTACCATTTTATGCTGATGGTTAATGGATCAGCCATACGTTATCCAGATAAATTAA is a window from the Psychromonas ingrahamii 37 genome containing:
- a CDS encoding AlpA family phage regulatory protein, which produces MKILRLADVVKKTGLSRAMLYKLMKDGRFPLNLHISMRSVGWVDSEVEIWMENRLEMRATKEGKVTAGGDVCLQ
- a CDS encoding YagK/YfjJ domain-containing protein, yielding MSKSVSIQPYYRYGDLLWKVNAGEYTPIYPSHLRKIIEQIYMMRKTYRRTFVTFFDLHMPTNAETNTLVTNFLRRLRTKLKSVYKISKFGFSWCREQNTAENPHYHFMLMVNGSAIRYPDKLMRLIKSLWSDICNGTARQSKNGYYMIFREDEEIMAEVIYRASYQAKLLSKSNRPIQTKTYGTSRLKSEK